One Anaerotignum faecicola genomic window carries:
- a CDS encoding EamA/RhaT family transporter gives MRIETANTVSVCLTAMICCALWGSAFPCIKIGYQLFQIEGNDVSSQLLFAGYRFT, from the coding sequence ACAGCCAATACGGTAAGCGTCTGCCTCACAGCAATGATTTGCTGCGCGCTGTGGGGCAGCGCTTTTCCATGTATCAAGATCGGATACCAGCTGTTTCAGATAGAAGGAAATGATGTCTCCAGCCAGCTTTTATTCGCGGGATACCGTTTTACC